In Methylococcus geothermalis, one genomic interval encodes:
- the greA gene encoding transcription elongation factor GreA, with translation MNKTPMTTRGAEKLREELNHLKSVARPRVIEAIAEARAHGDLKENAEYHAAREQQGFIEGRIKEIEGKLANAQIIDVTRLNPGGKIVFGATAEIEDLASGDVVTYQIVGEDEAEIKEGRISVTSPIARALIGKQEGDVAIVQAPGGTREYEIISVKYI, from the coding sequence ATGAACAAGACTCCCATGACCACGCGCGGTGCCGAAAAGCTGCGTGAAGAACTCAATCATCTGAAGTCGGTGGCACGGCCCCGAGTGATCGAGGCAATCGCCGAGGCGCGTGCCCATGGCGACCTGAAGGAAAACGCCGAGTATCACGCCGCGCGCGAACAGCAAGGATTCATCGAGGGCCGGATCAAGGAGATCGAAGGCAAGCTCGCCAACGCCCAGATCATCGACGTCACCCGCCTGAACCCCGGCGGCAAGATCGTCTTCGGTGCGACTGCCGAGATCGAGGACTTGGCTTCGGGCGATGTGGTGACATATCAGATCGTCGGGGAGGATGAGGCCGAGATCAAGGAAGGCCGGATCTCCGTGACGTCGCCTATCGCCCGTGCGCTGATCGGCAAGCAGGAAGGCGATGTGGCGATTGTGCAGGCGCCGGGCGGCACCCGCGAATATGAAATCATATCGGTGAAATACATCTAG
- the yhbY gene encoding ribosome assembly RNA-binding protein YhbY: protein MTSELRRQLRAKAHKLKPVVITGQAGITPGVLAEIGLALDHHELIKVRVNAGDRETRAEMATSVCRETGAELIQSLGHVITLFRKSPERGKKA from the coding sequence ATGACCTCCGAACTCAGACGCCAACTGCGCGCCAAGGCTCACAAACTGAAACCGGTCGTGATCACCGGCCAAGCCGGCATTACGCCCGGCGTGCTCGCCGAGATCGGCCTGGCACTGGATCATCACGAATTGATCAAGGTCCGGGTCAATGCGGGGGACCGTGAAACCAGGGCGGAGATGGCGACTTCGGTCTGCCGGGAGACGGGCGCCGAGCTGATCCAGTCACTCGGGCACGTGATCACGCTGTTCCGGAAATCGCCTGAGCGGGGTAAAAAAGCCTAG
- the rlmE gene encoding 23S rRNA (uridine(2552)-2'-O)-methyltransferase RlmE produces the protein MAKRSRSSGRWLAEHFSDEYVRLAQEKGYRSRAVFKLIELDERDRLFEPGATVIDLGAAPGGWSQYAAQRVGPKGKVLALDILPMEPLPGVTVVQGDFLDDAVFQSVLEAIGGRSANVVLSDIAPNMSGNRHVDQPRSMYLAELAYDLAERVLAPNGRFVVKLFQGEGFQEYVAYARKAFASVAMRKPKASRPRSAEIYLVGKGYRGGDR, from the coding sequence ATGGCAAAGCGTAGCCGAAGCAGTGGCCGCTGGCTCGCGGAGCATTTCTCCGACGAGTACGTGCGTCTGGCGCAGGAAAAGGGCTATCGCTCGCGGGCGGTGTTCAAGCTGATCGAGCTGGACGAGCGCGACCGTTTGTTCGAGCCCGGCGCCACGGTGATCGATCTCGGCGCGGCACCCGGAGGCTGGTCGCAGTATGCGGCGCAGCGGGTCGGACCGAAGGGTAAGGTCCTCGCCCTGGATATCCTGCCGATGGAGCCTTTGCCGGGTGTGACCGTGGTGCAAGGGGATTTCCTCGACGATGCGGTATTCCAGAGCGTGCTGGAGGCGATCGGCGGGCGCTCGGCGAATGTGGTATTGTCGGACATAGCGCCCAACATGAGCGGAAACCGTCATGTCGACCAGCCGCGCAGCATGTACTTGGCGGAGCTGGCCTACGATCTGGCCGAACGGGTCCTGGCGCCGAACGGTCGGTTCGTCGTGAAGCTGTTTCAGGGCGAGGGATTCCAGGAATACGTGGCTTACGCCAGAAAGGCGTTCGCGTCCGTTGCCATGAGGAAGCCGAAAGCCTCCCGGCCCCGGAGCGCGGAAATTTATCTCGTCGGCAAGGGTTACCGCGGCGGCGACCGATGA
- the carB gene encoding carbamoyl-phosphate synthase large subunit, protein MPKRTDIKSILLLGAGPIVIGQACEFDYSGAQACKALREEGYRVILVNSNPATIMTDPEMADATYIEPIDWQTVARIIEKERPDALLPTMGGQTALNCALDLDREGVLERFGVEMIGAKREAISKAEDRDQFRKAMVKIGLSVPKSDVAHSLEEALVVLDTVGYPAIIRPSFTLGGSGGGIAYNREEFVEICERGLDLSPTHELLIEESVLGWKEYEMEVVRDRADNCIIVCSIENLDPMGVHTGDSITVAPAQTLTDKEYQIMRDASIAVLREIGVDTGGSNVQFAVNPRDGRLIVIEMNPRVSRSSALASKATGFPIAKVAAKLAVGYTLDELRNEITGGAMPASFEPTIDYVVTKVPRFTFEKFPQADDRLTTQMKSVGEAMAIGRTFQESLQKALRSLEIGVDGLVGKLAADSEDRVERLQRELGHPGCDRLFYVADAFRLGLSLDEIHELSAIDPWFLAQIEDLMLEEAALARRTLASLTADELLGLKRKGFSDSRLARLLDRSEAEVRAVRHRFGIRPVYKRIDSCAAEFATFTAYLYSTYEEECEAAPTEREKIVVLGGGPNRIGQGIEFDYCCVHAAMALREDGFETIMINCNPETVSTDFDTSDRLYFEPLTLEDVLEVVQLEKPRGVIVQYGGQTPLKLARALEAAGVPIIGTSPDSIDLAEDRERFQKLIDRLNLKQPPNRTARSLDEALRGAQEIGYPLVVRPSYVLGGRAMEIVFNDDDLKRYMLEAVSVSNESPVLLDRFLSDAIEMDVDAVADGQRVMIGGLMQHIEQAGVHSGDSACSIPPYDLGSDIQDRVREQVRLLAEALGVVGLMNTQFAIQGEEIFVLEVNPRASRTVPFVSKATGYPLAKVAARCMVGCSLDRQGMVEERIPPYFSVKEAVFPFIKFPGVDPLLGPEMKSTGEVMGVGASFGEAYAKAQRAASVRLAYEGVTLISIRDADKPKIVPIAQALVAKGFRLVATRGTAKVLQEAGVPCEKVNKVYEGRPHIVDMIKNGQIQLIINTTEGKKAIADSFTIRRQALQHQVTYTTTISGAHAICCALDELGSVDVNRLQDLHGALS, encoded by the coding sequence ATGCCAAAACGTACCGATATCAAATCGATTCTGCTCCTGGGCGCCGGCCCCATCGTCATCGGCCAGGCCTGCGAGTTCGACTACTCCGGCGCCCAGGCCTGCAAGGCGCTGCGGGAGGAGGGCTATCGGGTCATCCTGGTCAACTCGAATCCGGCGACGATCATGACCGATCCGGAGATGGCCGATGCCACCTACATCGAGCCGATCGATTGGCAGACCGTCGCCCGTATCATCGAAAAGGAGCGGCCGGATGCGCTGCTGCCGACCATGGGCGGCCAGACCGCCCTCAACTGCGCCCTGGACCTCGACCGCGAAGGCGTACTGGAGCGGTTTGGCGTCGAGATGATCGGCGCCAAACGCGAAGCCATCTCCAAGGCCGAGGACCGCGACCAGTTCCGCAAGGCCATGGTCAAGATCGGCCTGTCGGTGCCCAAGTCCGATGTCGCCCACAGTCTGGAGGAGGCGCTGGTGGTGCTGGATACGGTGGGCTATCCCGCCATCATCCGGCCCTCGTTCACCCTGGGCGGGTCCGGCGGCGGCATCGCCTACAACCGCGAGGAGTTCGTGGAAATCTGCGAGCGCGGCCTGGATCTGTCGCCCACCCACGAGTTGCTGATCGAGGAGTCGGTGCTCGGCTGGAAGGAATACGAAATGGAGGTGGTGCGCGACCGGGCCGACAACTGCATCATCGTCTGCTCGATCGAGAATCTCGATCCCATGGGCGTGCATACCGGCGACTCGATCACGGTCGCGCCGGCGCAGACGCTGACCGACAAGGAATACCAGATCATGCGCGACGCGTCCATTGCGGTGCTGCGCGAGATCGGGGTGGATACTGGCGGTTCCAACGTGCAGTTCGCGGTCAACCCGAGAGATGGCCGCCTGATCGTGATCGAGATGAATCCCCGGGTATCGCGCTCGTCGGCTCTGGCTTCCAAGGCCACCGGCTTCCCCATCGCCAAGGTCGCGGCCAAGCTGGCGGTCGGCTATACCCTGGACGAGCTGCGCAACGAGATCACCGGCGGCGCGATGCCGGCTTCGTTCGAGCCGACCATCGATTACGTGGTGACCAAGGTCCCGCGTTTCACCTTCGAGAAGTTCCCGCAGGCGGACGACCGCCTCACCACCCAGATGAAATCGGTGGGCGAGGCCATGGCGATTGGCCGGACTTTCCAGGAGTCGCTGCAGAAGGCTCTGCGTAGCCTGGAGATCGGTGTCGACGGGCTGGTCGGCAAACTGGCCGCCGACAGCGAGGACCGGGTCGAGCGCCTGCAGCGCGAGCTCGGCCATCCGGGCTGCGACCGCCTGTTCTATGTCGCCGACGCCTTCCGGCTGGGCTTGAGCCTGGACGAGATCCACGAGCTGAGTGCCATCGACCCCTGGTTTCTGGCCCAGATCGAGGACCTCATGCTCGAAGAAGCCGCTCTGGCCCGGCGTACGCTCGCTTCGCTGACCGCCGATGAACTGCTGGGACTGAAGCGCAAGGGCTTTTCCGATTCTCGGCTGGCGCGTCTGCTGGATCGCAGCGAGGCGGAAGTGCGAGCGGTGAGGCACCGTTTCGGCATCCGCCCGGTGTACAAGCGGATCGATTCCTGTGCGGCCGAATTCGCCACCTTCACCGCCTATCTCTATTCGACCTACGAAGAAGAGTGCGAAGCCGCACCGACGGAGCGCGAGAAGATCGTCGTGCTCGGCGGCGGCCCCAACCGGATCGGCCAGGGCATCGAATTCGACTATTGCTGCGTGCACGCGGCGATGGCGCTGCGCGAGGATGGTTTCGAGACCATCATGATCAACTGCAACCCGGAGACGGTATCCACCGACTTCGATACTTCCGACCGCCTGTATTTCGAGCCCCTCACGCTGGAGGACGTGCTCGAGGTGGTCCAGCTGGAGAAGCCGAGGGGCGTCATCGTGCAATATGGCGGCCAGACGCCGTTGAAGCTGGCTCGGGCGCTGGAGGCGGCGGGGGTGCCGATCATCGGCACCTCGCCCGATTCGATCGATCTGGCCGAGGACCGCGAGCGCTTCCAGAAGTTGATCGACCGCCTCAACCTGAAGCAGCCGCCCAACCGCACGGCGCGCTCGCTGGATGAAGCCCTGCGCGGCGCCCAGGAAATCGGCTATCCGCTGGTGGTACGGCCTTCCTACGTGCTGGGCGGCCGGGCCATGGAAATCGTGTTCAACGACGACGACCTCAAGCGCTACATGCTCGAAGCAGTCAGCGTTTCCAACGAGTCCCCCGTGCTGCTCGACCGCTTTCTGTCCGACGCCATCGAGATGGACGTGGACGCCGTCGCCGACGGCCAGCGCGTGATGATCGGCGGCTTGATGCAGCATATCGAGCAGGCCGGAGTGCATTCGGGCGATTCCGCCTGCTCGATTCCGCCCTATGACCTGGGATCGGACATCCAGGACCGTGTCAGGGAGCAGGTCCGCCTGCTGGCGGAGGCGTTGGGCGTGGTCGGCTTGATGAATACCCAGTTCGCCATCCAGGGCGAGGAGATATTCGTGCTGGAAGTGAATCCGCGCGCGTCCCGCACCGTCCCCTTCGTTTCGAAGGCGACCGGCTACCCGCTGGCCAAGGTCGCGGCACGCTGCATGGTCGGCTGCAGCCTGGACCGGCAGGGCATGGTCGAAGAGCGCATCCCGCCGTATTTTTCAGTCAAGGAAGCGGTCTTCCCGTTTATCAAGTTCCCCGGCGTCGATCCGCTGCTGGGGCCGGAGATGAAATCCACCGGCGAGGTCATGGGCGTCGGCGCCAGCTTCGGCGAAGCCTACGCCAAGGCGCAGCGGGCTGCCAGCGTCCGGCTGGCTTACGAAGGGGTGACGCTGATCAGCATCCGCGACGCCGACAAGCCCAAGATCGTTCCCATCGCCCAAGCATTGGTCGCCAAAGGTTTCCGCCTGGTGGCCACGCGGGGCACGGCGAAGGTGCTGCAGGAAGCGGGCGTCCCCTGCGAAAAGGTGAACAAGGTGTACGAGGGGCGGCCGCATATCGTGGACATGATCAAGAACGGCCAGATTCAGCTTATCATCAACACGACCGAGGGCAAGAAAGCCATCGCCGATTCGTTCACCATTCGACGGCAGGCTTTGCAGCATCAGGTGACCTATACCACCACGATTTCCGGCGCCCATGCCATCTGCTGCGCGCTCGACGAACTCGGCTCGGTGGACGTCAACCGGCTGCAGGATTTGCACGGCGCCCTATCCTGA
- the carA gene encoding glutamine-hydrolyzing carbamoyl-phosphate synthase small subunit, translated as MKTPALLALEDGTVFRGYAIGAEGSSVGEVVFNTSITGYQEILTDPSYARQIVTLTYPHVGNTGVNEEDAESTGIFASGLVIRDLPLRASNWRSQIRLDDYLRQRGVVGIAGLDTRRLTRILRDKGAQRGCIAAGDGLDADASVDMARGFSGLQGMDLAQVVTTQQSYEWAEGTWRLGAEPVHAGNGGFHVVAYDFGVKQNILRLLADRGCRVTVMPAKTPASEALALKPDGLFLSNGPGDPEPCDYAIAAIRAFLSTGIPVFGICLGHQLLALAAGARTLKMKFGHHGANHPVQDLGTGRVVITSQNHGFAVEEASLPENVRPTHRSLFDGSLQGIEFTDRSAFGFQGHPEASPGPHDLCDLFDRFIADMKVARNRH; from the coding sequence TTGAAAACTCCCGCGCTGCTTGCTCTTGAAGACGGTACCGTGTTTCGCGGCTACGCGATTGGAGCCGAAGGCTCGTCGGTGGGCGAGGTGGTGTTCAATACCTCGATCACTGGCTATCAGGAAATTCTCACCGATCCGTCCTACGCCCGCCAGATCGTCACGTTGACCTATCCGCACGTCGGCAACACCGGCGTCAACGAAGAGGATGCCGAGTCCACCGGCATTTTCGCCAGCGGCCTGGTCATCCGCGACCTGCCGTTGCGGGCCAGCAACTGGCGGAGCCAGATCCGGCTCGACGATTATCTGCGTCAGCGCGGCGTCGTCGGCATCGCCGGCCTGGATACCCGCCGGCTGACTCGCATCCTGCGCGATAAGGGCGCCCAGCGCGGCTGCATCGCGGCCGGCGACGGTCTGGATGCCGATGCCTCGGTGGACATGGCCCGCGGCTTTTCCGGCCTGCAGGGCATGGATCTGGCCCAGGTCGTGACTACGCAGCAGTCCTATGAGTGGGCCGAAGGCACCTGGCGGCTCGGCGCCGAGCCGGTGCATGCCGGTAACGGCGGCTTCCACGTGGTGGCCTACGATTTTGGCGTCAAGCAGAATATCCTGCGTCTGCTCGCGGACCGAGGCTGCCGGGTCACCGTGATGCCTGCCAAGACGCCGGCCTCCGAGGCGCTGGCGCTGAAGCCGGACGGCCTGTTTCTGTCCAATGGCCCGGGCGATCCGGAGCCCTGCGACTATGCCATCGCGGCGATCCGGGCATTTTTGTCCACTGGCATCCCCGTTTTCGGCATCTGCCTGGGGCACCAGTTGCTGGCCCTCGCGGCCGGCGCGCGCACCCTGAAGATGAAATTCGGCCATCACGGCGCCAATCATCCGGTGCAGGACCTGGGCACCGGCCGAGTGGTGATCACCAGCCAGAACCACGGTTTCGCCGTCGAGGAAGCCAGCCTGCCCGAAAATGTGCGGCCGACCCACCGTTCCCTGTTCGACGGCAGTCTCCAGGGCATCGAATTCACCGATCGTTCCGCGTTCGGTTTCCAGGGGCATCCGGAAGCGAGTCCCGGCCCGCACGATCTGTGCGATCTGTTCGACCGCTTCATCGCCGACATGAAAGTCGCCCGCAACCGTCATTAA
- the dnaK gene encoding molecular chaperone DnaK has protein sequence MAKIIGIDLGTTNSCVAILEGGKPRVIENAEGARTTPSIVAFSTDNEALVGQSAKRQAITNPKNTLFAIKRLIGRRFKDDVVQKDIKMVPYTIVEAENGDAWVEVAGKKMAPPEISARVLMKLKKDAEAYLGEEVKEAVITVPAYFNDSQRQATKDAGRIAGLDVKRIINEPTAAALAYGMDKRRGDQKIAVYDLGGGTFDISIIEIAEVDGEHQFEVLSTNGDTFLGGEDFDLRIIEYIVDEFRKEQGIDLHNDPLALQRLKEAAEKAKIELSSSQQTEINLPYITADATGPKHLNIKLTRAKLEALVEDLILRTRGPCETALKDAGVKPGDIDEVILVGGQTRMPKVQDFVKEIFGKEPRKDVNPDEAVAVGAAIQAGVLGGQVKDVLLLDVTPLSLGIETLGGVMTKLIEKNTTIPTKATQVFSTAEDNQTAVTIHVLQGEREMARDNKSLGRFDLTDIPMAPRGVPQIEVTFDIDANGILNVSAKDKATGKQQSIIIRASSGLSEDEIKRMVKDAELHAEEDRRMHELVTARNHADAMVHATNKTLSELGDKVSGEERAKIEAALNDLKDAMGGDNKDLIEQRTRTLTELSGKLAERLYAQQAEPGAAETHGHEKAGGGDDVVDAEFEEVRDDKR, from the coding sequence CCCCGCGTGATCGAGAACGCCGAGGGTGCGCGCACCACGCCGTCGATCGTCGCGTTCAGCACCGACAACGAGGCGCTGGTCGGGCAGTCTGCCAAGCGGCAGGCCATCACCAATCCGAAGAACACCTTGTTCGCGATCAAGCGGCTCATCGGCCGCCGCTTCAAGGACGATGTCGTCCAGAAGGACATCAAGATGGTGCCCTACACCATCGTCGAGGCGGAAAATGGCGATGCCTGGGTGGAGGTCGCGGGCAAGAAGATGGCGCCGCCGGAGATCTCGGCGCGCGTGCTGATGAAGCTCAAGAAGGACGCCGAGGCCTATTTGGGTGAAGAGGTCAAGGAAGCGGTCATCACCGTACCGGCCTATTTCAACGACTCCCAGCGCCAGGCCACCAAGGACGCCGGGCGCATCGCCGGCCTCGACGTCAAGCGCATCATCAACGAGCCGACCGCTGCGGCGCTGGCCTACGGCATGGACAAGCGCCGCGGCGACCAGAAGATCGCGGTCTACGACTTGGGCGGCGGCACCTTCGACATCTCCATCATCGAGATCGCGGAGGTCGATGGCGAGCACCAGTTCGAAGTGCTGTCGACCAACGGTGACACCTTCCTCGGCGGCGAAGACTTCGACCTGCGCATCATCGAATACATCGTGGACGAGTTCCGCAAGGAACAGGGCATCGACCTGCACAACGACCCGCTGGCGCTGCAGCGCCTGAAGGAGGCCGCCGAGAAGGCCAAGATCGAGCTGTCTTCCAGCCAGCAGACCGAAATCAATCTGCCCTACATTACGGCGGATGCGACCGGACCCAAGCACCTCAACATCAAGCTGACCCGGGCCAAGCTGGAAGCGCTGGTGGAGGACCTGATCCTGCGCACCCGCGGTCCCTGCGAAACCGCGCTCAAGGACGCCGGCGTCAAGCCGGGCGACATCGACGAGGTCATCCTGGTCGGCGGTCAGACCCGGATGCCCAAGGTGCAGGATTTCGTGAAGGAAATCTTCGGCAAGGAGCCGCGCAAGGACGTCAACCCGGACGAAGCCGTGGCTGTCGGCGCCGCCATCCAGGCGGGCGTGCTCGGCGGCCAGGTGAAGGATGTGCTGCTGCTGGACGTGACCCCCCTGTCGCTGGGCATCGAGACCCTCGGTGGCGTCATGACCAAGCTGATCGAAAAGAACACCACGATCCCGACCAAGGCGACGCAGGTCTTCTCCACCGCCGAGGACAACCAGACGGCCGTGACCATCCACGTGCTGCAGGGCGAGCGTGAAATGGCCCGAGACAACAAGTCGCTGGGCCGCTTCGACTTGACCGACATCCCGATGGCGCCGCGCGGCGTGCCGCAGATCGAGGTGACCTTCGACATCGACGCCAACGGCATTTTGAACGTTTCCGCCAAGGACAAGGCGACCGGCAAACAGCAGTCCATCATCATCCGCGCCTCCAGCGGCCTGTCCGAGGATGAGATCAAGCGTATGGTGAAGGATGCCGAGTTGCACGCGGAGGAAGACCGCCGCATGCACGAATTGGTCACCGCGCGCAATCACGCCGACGCCATGGTCCATGCCACCAACAAGACCTTGTCCGAACTGGGCGACAAGGTTTCCGGCGAGGAACGGGCGAAGATCGAGGCGGCCTTGAACGATCTGAAAGATGCCATGGGCGGTGATAACAAGGATCTGATCGAGCAGCGGACCAGGACGCTGACCGAGCTTTCCGGCAAGCTGGCCGAACGGCTCTATGCCCAACAGGCCGAGCCGGGCGCCGCGGAAACTCACGGCCATGAAAAAGCCGGTGGCGGTGACGATGTCGTCGACGCCGAGTTCGAAGAAGTCCGCGACGACAAGCGTTAA
- the dapB gene encoding 4-hydroxy-tetrahydrodipicolinate reductase, producing the protein MVIRAGIAGVAGRMGGNLVRACLADPAVELTAAVARPGSPAVGRDAGELAGLSTIGLPVVGNLSEVSDRVDVLIDFTLPEVTLAHLEFCRSAGIRLVIGTTGFSAAQRQTIAAAAEGIGIVFAPNMSVGVNLALKLLDIAAHVVGEHSDIEIVEAHHRHKIDAPSGTALRMGEVVAKALGRNLQDCAIYGREGITGARDAKTIGFSTIRAGDIVGEHTVMFADEGERIEITHKASSRMTFAKGAVRAAIWLMSQGEGLFDMQDVLGLRE; encoded by the coding sequence ATGGTCATTAGAGCTGGAATAGCCGGTGTCGCGGGACGCATGGGCGGCAATCTCGTGCGTGCCTGTCTGGCCGATCCGGCAGTGGAGCTGACGGCAGCGGTCGCCCGCCCGGGCAGCCCCGCAGTCGGCCGCGACGCCGGCGAACTGGCGGGCCTGTCGACTATCGGTTTGCCCGTGGTCGGCAACCTGAGCGAAGTGTCGGACAGAGTCGATGTGCTGATCGACTTCACTCTGCCGGAAGTCACGCTGGCCCACCTCGAATTCTGCCGCTCGGCCGGAATACGGCTGGTGATCGGGACGACCGGCTTCAGCGCGGCGCAGCGCCAGACCATCGCCGCCGCCGCGGAAGGCATCGGTATCGTGTTTGCGCCCAACATGAGCGTGGGAGTGAATCTGGCGCTCAAGCTGCTGGACATCGCGGCCCATGTGGTAGGCGAGCATTCTGATATCGAGATCGTCGAAGCGCACCATCGCCATAAAATCGACGCGCCCTCCGGAACCGCGCTGCGCATGGGCGAAGTGGTGGCGAAAGCCTTGGGGCGGAACTTGCAGGACTGCGCGATCTACGGCCGCGAAGGCATCACCGGCGCGCGCGACGCCAAGACCATCGGGTTTTCCACCATCCGCGCCGGCGACATCGTCGGCGAGCATACCGTCATGTTCGCCGATGAGGGCGAGCGCATCGAGATCACTCACAAGGCGAGTAGCCGCATGACCTTCGCCAAGGGTGCGGTAAGAGCGGCCATCTGGCTGATGTCCCAAGGAGAAGGCTTGTTCGACATGCAGGATGTGTTGGGGTTGAGGGAATAA
- the dnaJ gene encoding molecular chaperone DnaJ has protein sequence MAKEDYYETLGVPRNASDSDIKKAFRRLAMKYHPDRNKDNPEAEERFKTVKEAYDVLSDPKKRSAYDQFGHAGIDPSMGGGGGFGFTGDNFSDIFSDVFGDIFGGGAGRRRGRGQRGADLRYNLELTLEEAVAGTETKIKVPTWVSCSECGGSGAKKGSSPVTCPTCHGQGAVRMQQGFFSVQQTCPTCRGSGRHIADPCRVCYGQGRVQETKTLSVKIPPGVDTGDRIRLSGEGEAGEGGGPPGDLYVHIGVKEHAIFTRDGADLYCEVPISFPTACLGGELEVPTLDGKVVLKIPPETQTGRLFRIRSKGVKPVRGGAAGDLLCRVRVETPVHLNKEQTELIRQLDESLRGGGSHHSPQAHGWLDGVKQFFDRLGL, from the coding sequence ATGGCAAAAGAAGACTATTACGAAACGCTCGGGGTTCCGCGCAACGCCAGCGACAGCGACATCAAAAAGGCGTTCCGCCGTCTGGCAATGAAATACCACCCCGATCGGAACAAAGACAATCCCGAGGCCGAGGAGCGTTTCAAGACCGTGAAGGAAGCCTATGATGTGCTGTCCGACCCCAAGAAGCGCTCCGCCTATGATCAGTTCGGCCACGCCGGGATCGATCCGTCGATGGGCGGAGGCGGCGGCTTCGGTTTCACCGGCGATAATTTCAGCGATATTTTCAGCGATGTCTTCGGCGACATCTTCGGCGGCGGCGCAGGTCGGCGCCGCGGCCGCGGACAGCGCGGCGCCGACCTGCGCTACAACCTCGAGCTGACACTGGAAGAGGCCGTGGCCGGCACCGAAACCAAGATCAAGGTGCCGACCTGGGTTTCGTGCTCCGAATGCGGCGGCTCCGGCGCCAAAAAAGGCAGTTCTCCCGTGACCTGCCCGACCTGCCACGGCCAGGGCGCCGTCCGGATGCAGCAGGGCTTCTTCTCCGTCCAGCAGACCTGCCCGACCTGCCGTGGCAGCGGCCGGCATATCGCCGATCCGTGCCGGGTCTGCTATGGCCAGGGCCGCGTGCAGGAAACCAAGACGCTCTCGGTCAAGATCCCGCCCGGCGTGGACACCGGCGACCGCATCCGTCTCTCCGGCGAGGGTGAAGCGGGAGAGGGCGGTGGGCCGCCGGGTGATCTCTACGTCCACATCGGCGTGAAGGAGCATGCGATCTTCACCCGTGACGGCGCCGACCTGTATTGCGAAGTGCCGATCAGTTTCCCCACCGCCTGCCTGGGCGGCGAGCTGGAAGTGCCGACGCTGGACGGGAAGGTGGTGCTCAAGATTCCGCCCGAGACCCAGACGGGGCGGCTGTTCCGGATTCGAAGCAAGGGTGTCAAGCCGGTTCGGGGCGGCGCCGCCGGCGACCTGCTGTGCCGGGTCCGGGTGGAGACGCCGGTGCATCTGAACAAGGAGCAGACCGAGCTGATCAGGCAGCTCGACGAATCCCTGCGCGGCGGCGGCAGCCATCACAGCCCACAGGCTCACGGCTGGCTGGACGGCGTCAAGCAGTTCTTCGATCGTCTGGGACTTTGA